In one Lolium rigidum isolate FL_2022 chromosome 3, APGP_CSIRO_Lrig_0.1, whole genome shotgun sequence genomic region, the following are encoded:
- the LOC124703794 gene encoding translation initiation factor eIF-2B subunit delta-like — translation MDLRRPPRSTSGGVEPKIRQVGFVTPDVSGPSELPAVAALQPGPAAGSPPASDLSPGSLSPVMIPPPRHADHLSPGSPSPPASEAILASSAPQPSSMRFDAASELGEDDSRSMAPSAGELETNKGDLADTQNEGAPVSQKQKPSKAERRAIQEAQRAAKAAAKEAGLSGKSTGAPSGANPAVSKQAKSAKASQKKDVPPAASTVASEKKVTERLPERDRKKDAPHPRMQFDDVHRVEKAKKRAIVNQSEARNRVELFRHLPQYVHGTQLPDLESKFFQLEPIHPSVYKVGLQYLSGEVSGGNGRCIAMLLSFREAIKDYSTPPNKTLSRDLTAKISSYVSFFIECRPLSISMGNAIRFLKNRIAKLPLTLSESEAKASLQSDIDRFINEKIVVADQVIVSHAITKVRDGDVLLTYGSSSVVEMILDHAHELGRKFRVIVVDSRPKLEGQGLLRRLVAKGINCTYTHINAVSYIMHEVTRVFLGASSILSNGTVYSRVGTASVAMVAHALGIPVLVCCEAYKFHERVQLDSICSNELGDPDVISKVPGRADLDHLKNWTDKENLQLLNLTYDATPSDYVSMIITDYGMLPPTSVPVIVREYRKEQLWV, via the exons ATGGATCTCCGCCGTCCGCCGCGCTCGACCTCGGGCGGCGTCGAGCCCAAGATCCGCCAGGTGGGATTCGTCACCCCCGACGTTTCGGGCCCATCCGAGCTGCCCGCTGTCGCCGCGTTGCAGCCGGGCCCGGCCGCCGGATCGCCGCCGGCGTCCGACCTCTCCCCGGGCTCCCTCTCCCCCGTCATGATCCCACCCCCGCGCCACGCCGACCACCTCTCCCCCGGCTCCCCCTCCCCCCCGGCATCCGAggccatcctcgcctcctcggcgCCTCAGCCTTCCTCCATGCGCTTCGACGCCGCGTCCGAGCTCGGCGAGGATGACTCGAGGTCTATGGCCCCTTCCGCTGGGGAGCTAG AAACAAACAAGGGAGATTTGGCTGATACACAGAACGAAGGTGCTCCCGTCTCACAAAAGCAAAAACCTTCTAAAGCAGAGAGGCGTGCTATTCAGGAGGCTCAGcgtgctgctaaagctgctgcgaAGGAGGCAG GTTTATCGGGAAAGTCTACAGGTGCTCCTTCTGGGGCAAATCCTGCAGTGTCCAAGCAAGCCAAGTCAGCTAAAGCTTCTCAGAAGAAAGATGTCCCCCCTGCTGCGAGTACAGTTGCTTCTGAGAAGAAGGTTACTGAACGTCTACCAGAGAGAGATAGAAAGAAAGATGCTCCTCATCCCCGAATGCAGTTTGATGATGTGCATCGGGTGGAGAAAGCGAAAAAACGTGCAATTGTCAACCAATCAGAGGCTCGAAACAGAGTTGAACTATTTAGGCATCTGCCACAGTATGTGCATGGCACTCAACTTCCTGACCTCGAGTCAAAATTCTTTCAACTTGAACCAATACATCCTTCTGTGTACAAG GTTGGGCTCCAATACTTATCTGGTGAGGTATCTGGTGGCAATGGCCGTTGCATAGCAATGCTTCTTTCATTCAGAGAGGCAATAAAAGATTACTCTACACCGCCAAACAAAACTCTCAGCAGAGATCTTACTGCAAAAATCAGTAGTTATGTTTCATTCTTTATCGAGTGCAGGCCACTCTCAATTAGTATGGGAAATGCCATTAGGTTCTTGAAGAATAGGATTGCCAAGCTACCACTTACATTGTCAGAATCAGAAGCCAAAGCCAGTCTTCAGTCTGATATTGATCGTTTTATAAATGAAAAGATAGTTGTTGCTGATCAGGTTATTGTCAGTCATGCCATCACAAAAGTCAGAGACGGTGATGTCTTGCTGACATATGGGTCGTCATCAGTTGTTGAAATGATTTTGGATCATGCTCATGAACTTGGCAGGAAGTTCCGTGTTATAGTGGTGGATTCTCGTCCCAAGCTTGAGGGACAAGGATTACTCCGTAGATTAGTGGCGAAGGGCATCAACTGCACATACACTCATATAAATGCAGTTTCATACATCATGCACGAAGTTACAAGAGTCTTTTTGGGTGCATCCTCAATATTATCTAATGGGACAGTTTATTCCCGAGTGGGGACAGCATCTGTGGCTATGGTTGCACACGCATTGGGAATTCCTGTTCTGGTTTGCTGTGAGGCATACAAATTTCATGAGAGGGTACAACTTGATTCTATATGTTCTAATGAGCTTG GTGATCCAGATGTCATTTCAAAAGTCCCCGGGAGGGCAGATTTGGACCATCTTAAGAACTGGACTGacaaggaaaatctccaactgCTAAATCTTAC GTACGATGCAACCCCTTCTGATTATGTGTCGATGATCATAACAGATTATGGGATG CTTCCTCCTACAAGCGTGCCTGTCATAGTGAGAGAGTATCGCAAGGAGCAGTTGTGGGTATAG